In Candidatus Nealsonbacteria bacterium DGGOD1a, one DNA window encodes the following:
- a CDS encoding GrpB family protein, giving the protein MITSEQEKWLAHLPDGNSIEIHPYDPTSLDKFSLIKQMIKKTLGKGAKIELHGAVSFGISGQGEIDIDIPVSPADFDTTIKKMERAFGKPGSLYPLRRARFVICIKETKAEIIVVNEECADWTNLLEFEEHLKTHPKALNAYEKIKEAAAGLSTQKYYRAKTKFINRILAKCK; this is encoded by the coding sequence ATGATCACATCTGAACAAGAAAAATGGTTGGCGCATTTGCCGGATGGCAATTCAATTGAAATTCATCCTTACGATCCAACTTCACTGGACAAATTTAGCCTCATTAAACAAATGATTAAGAAAACACTGGGAAAAGGCGCAAAAATAGAGCTTCACGGCGCGGTCAGCTTTGGAATTTCCGGGCAAGGCGAGATCGATATTGATATTCCCGTATCTCCGGCTGATTTTGACACAACAATCAAAAAAATGGAAAGGGCCTTTGGCAAGCCGGGTAGTTTATATCCTTTGCGAAGGGCGCGTTTCGTAATTTGTATCAAAGAGACAAAAGCGGAGATCATTGTGGTGAATGAGGAATGCGCCGACTGGACGAATTTATTGGAATTTGAAGAACATCTAAAAACCCACCCCAAAGCACTAAATGCATATGAAAAAATAAAAGAAGCCGCGGCCGGCTTGAGCACTCAAAAATATTACCGCGCCAAAACCAAGTTCATCAACAGAATCCTGGCCAAATGCAAATAA
- a CDS encoding DUF5671 domain-containing protein, whose amino-acid sequence MENTNVSNVPKETAKDAFLHLLSAAMIYLSVIAFITLWWQIINFLVPDKLNPQGIGSGIYMTLIWATSAIVVAFPVHVLVSWIIGKDLRANPAKREAGVRKWLWYITLFVSALTMVIDLVSLIFNFLRGDLTMQFFLKSTVILIVAAAVFGYFLWDLKKKDKATDMPKKIAWITAAVIAASIIFGFSLMGSPANQRDLRFDEQRTGNLQEIQNNAADYWQQKKVLAKDLNELSVTGYGMPKDPETGKQYEYAVTGELSFRICADFKTVLSAESVGKNTPYYYGTRAGLMTVPQYWVHGAERTCFDTTIDPAFFKTESDIKAQNMLAP is encoded by the coding sequence ATGGAAAACACAAATGTTTCCAATGTCCCCAAGGAGACGGCCAAGGATGCGTTTTTGCATCTTTTGTCGGCGGCGATGATCTATTTGAGCGTGATCGCGTTCATCACTTTGTGGTGGCAGATCATCAATTTTCTGGTGCCCGACAAATTGAATCCCCAAGGCATCGGCAGCGGCATATATATGACGCTGATTTGGGCGACATCGGCGATCGTGGTGGCGTTTCCGGTGCATGTTTTGGTTTCCTGGATAATCGGCAAGGATCTGCGGGCCAATCCGGCCAAGCGCGAAGCCGGGGTGCGCAAATGGCTGTGGTATATCACTTTGTTTGTTTCGGCGCTGACCATGGTGATCGATCTGGTTTCATTGATCTTTAATTTTTTGCGGGGCGATCTGACCATGCAATTTTTCTTGAAATCGACGGTTATCCTGATCGTTGCCGCCGCGGTGTTCGGTTATTTTTTGTGGGATTTGAAAAAGAAAGACAAGGCGACCGATATGCCCAAAAAGATCGCCTGGATTACGGCGGCCGTGATCGCGGCCAGCATTATTTTCGGTTTTTCCTTGATGGGGTCGCCGGCAAACCAGCGCGATCTGCGGTTCGACGAGCAGCGAACGGGCAATTTGCAGGAAATACAAAACAACGCGGCCGATTATTGGCAGCAAAAAAAGGTTTTGGCCAAGGACTTGAATGAATTGAGCGTGACCGGCTATGGCATGCCCAAAGATCCGGAAACCGGAAAACAATACGAATACGCGGTTACCGGAGAGCTTTCGTTCCGGATCTGCGCGGATTTCAAAACGGTTTTGAGCGCGGAATCGGTTGGCAAGAATACGCCCTATTATTACGGGACGCGGGCCGGGTTGATGACGGTGCCCCAATATTGGGTTCACGGCGCCGAACGCACCTGTTTTGACACCACTATCGATCCGGCTTTTTTCAAGACCGAATCCGATATCAAAGCGCAGAACATGCTGGCACCGTAA
- a CDS encoding DEAD/DEAH box helicase, which translates to MKSRLSSFGSRPRRFNAGKFGAKRGGGSRGNNFRGARIDPAKFVNKAIGQSDPAGEKLSETKFCDFEVDKQLKQRIADKGYVNATPIQAKAIPQILKGIDVVGIADTGTGKTAAFLVPLINKVLGNRKAKVLIVAPTRELAAQTDQELKNLAKGLKIFSVCCVGGTSVSRQMSELRYFNNFIIGTPGRLKDLIDRKRINLAEFSTIVLDEADRMLDMGFINDMRFLMAGMPQNRQTLFFSATLSPEIDRLIGEFLRDPVKISIKTRDTSQNVEQDVVKINGRNKTEVLRELLAREEFSKVLIFGRTKHGVENLCKTLEKNGFKTESIHGDKNYSRRVKSLELFKQDRIQVLVATDVAARGLDIANVSHVINYDLPQSYEDYIHRIGRTGRGNQYGKALTFID; encoded by the coding sequence ATGAAATCAAGGCTCTCGAGTTTTGGTTCCCGGCCCCGGCGTTTTAACGCCGGCAAGTTCGGCGCCAAGCGCGGGGGAGGCTCAAGGGGGAATAATTTCCGGGGAGCCAGAATCGATCCGGCAAAATTTGTCAACAAAGCAATCGGGCAAAGCGACCCGGCCGGCGAGAAGCTGTCCGAGACGAAATTTTGCGATTTCGAAGTTGATAAGCAATTGAAACAAAGAATCGCGGATAAGGGTTATGTGAACGCCACGCCGATTCAAGCCAAAGCCATTCCGCAGATTCTGAAAGGGATCGATGTAGTGGGGATTGCCGATACCGGCACGGGGAAAACCGCGGCATTTTTGGTGCCGCTGATCAACAAAGTTTTGGGCAATCGCAAGGCCAAGGTTTTGATCGTGGCGCCGACGCGCGAATTGGCGGCGCAAACCGACCAGGAATTAAAAAATTTGGCCAAGGGATTAAAGATATTTTCGGTGTGTTGCGTGGGCGGAACCAGCGTGTCGCGGCAAATGTCCGAATTGCGCTATTTCAATAATTTTATTATCGGAACACCGGGGCGGTTAAAGGATTTAATCGACCGCAAGCGGATAAATCTGGCGGAATTCTCGACCATTGTTTTGGATGAAGCCGATCGGATGCTTGATATGGGGTTTATCAATGATATGAGATTTTTGATGGCGGGTATGCCGCAAAACCGCCAGACTTTGTTTTTTTCGGCGACTTTGTCGCCCGAAATCGATCGGCTTATCGGCGAGTTTTTGCGCGATCCGGTGAAAATTTCCATCAAAACCCGCGACACTTCGCAGAATGTGGAGCAGGATGTGGTGAAAATCAACGGCCGCAACAAAACCGAAGTTTTGCGCGAGTTGCTGGCGCGGGAAGAATTCAGCAAAGTGCTGATTTTCGGCCGCACCAAGCATGGCGTGGAAAATCTTTGCAAGACTTTGGAGAAAAACGGCTTTAAAACCGAATCAATCCACGGCGACAAGAATTATTCGCGCCGCGTGAAATCATTGGAATTGTTCAAGCAGGACCGCATTCAAGTCCTTGTCGCCACCGATGTGGCCGCGCGGGGATTGGATATCGCCAATGTTTCGCATGTGATCAATTATGATTTGCCGCAATCCTACGAGGATTATATCCATCGCATCGGCCGCACCGGCCGCGGCAATCAATACGGCAAAGCGCTGACCTTTATCGACTAG
- a CDS encoding YerC/YecD family TrpR-related protein: MDWKNEDKQNLISAFLAFKTIGETQAFLRDLMTEDEIKEFANRLKAARMLSEKIPYSAIVNATGLSSTTIARVSKWLNGPLGGYKTILNRLHRRNQRSRAEIGRGRF; this comes from the coding sequence ATGGATTGGAAAAATGAGGATAAACAAAATTTGATCAGCGCGTTTCTGGCGTTTAAAACTATTGGGGAAACCCAAGCTTTTTTGCGCGATTTGATGACCGAAGACGAAATCAAAGAATTCGCCAACCGGCTGAAAGCCGCACGAATGCTTTCGGAAAAAATCCCCTATTCGGCCATCGTCAATGCCACCGGCCTAAGCTCAACCACGATTGCCCGCGTTTCCAAATGGCTCAACGGCCCGCTGGGCGGCTACAAAACCATTCTAAACCGTTTGCATCGCCGCAACCAACGCTCCCGGGCGGAGATTGGCCGCGGTCGGTTTTAA
- a CDS encoding DUF192 domain-containing protein, producing the protein MNFPQINIKNKFIPRAAIAVIIVAVFIVAYLNDRRTPSGGADARDQESREQSPVLTDPQNNIGTTEGDGKFAPLLETEIGAVSNPVSSSTAPEAGRIAGKVCFGEQCYGVELAKTSQEIERGLMYRASLDKDKGMLFDFGGAGIHKFWMKNTLISLDIIWIGTDKKIIFISNNISPCIKDPCPLYGPDFSARYVIEVNGGEMKRLGAKIGDIVKIEQ; encoded by the coding sequence ATGAATTTTCCTCAAATCAACATAAAAAATAAATTTATTCCCCGGGCGGCGATCGCGGTTATTATTGTCGCGGTTTTTATCGTTGCTTATTTGAACGATCGCAGAACGCCTTCCGGCGGCGCCGACGCGCGGGATCAGGAGTCGCGAGAACAATCGCCGGTGTTGACTGATCCTCAAAACAATATCGGGACTACCGAGGGTGACGGCAAGTTCGCGCCGCTTTTGGAAACCGAAATTGGCGCGGTAAGCAATCCGGTTTCATCGTCAACCGCTCCCGAAGCCGGACGGATCGCGGGCAAGGTTTGTTTTGGCGAGCAATGTTATGGCGTGGAATTGGCAAAGACTTCGCAGGAAATCGAGCGTGGTTTGATGTACCGGGCAAGCTTGGATAAAGACAAGGGGATGCTGTTTGATTTCGGCGGCGCCGGAATCCATAAATTTTGGATGAAAAACACTTTGATCAGTTTGGACATAATCTGGATCGGCACGGACAAAAAAATAATTTTTATTTCAAACAATATCTCGCCTTGTATCAAAGACCCTTGTCCGCTATACGGGCCGGATTTTTCGGCCAGATATGTTATTGAAGTGAACGGCGGCGAAATGAAGCGTTTGGGCGCGAAAATTGGCGATATCGTGAAGATCGAACAATAA